The Flavobacterium sp. 20NA77.7 genome includes the window ACAAGGCTATTCCGCTTCTGAACGATCAAAAACATCATTAATTACTTCAATTAATGTATTTGTGATTTTACTTATTTCGTTTTTTGTAGGTCAATATGTATTGTCATTTTTCGGAATTACCATAACAGCATTACGAATTGCAGGTGGAATAATAATAGCCAGTTCGGGATTTTCATTATTAAATGGAAACTTTAGCAAGAACAAAGGAATAAATAAAAAGGTACAAAAAGAAGTAGAAACACGTCAACACATTGCCCTTACTCCTTTGGCAATGCCAATGTTAGCGGGACCTGGATCTATTTCGCTATTAATTGCCTATTATCAAGAATTGACAGAAACAGGCGCTTCCATGACTACATCGGAAATACTATTTTCATGTTTTGCGATTTTAGCTGTGGCTATTTTAATTTATTTAATTTTACGAAGTGCGCATTATTTAGCAAAAATATTAGGTTCATCAGGAATTGTTGCCATATCTAGAATTATAGGTTTCTTAACAATAGCTATCGGAATTCAATATATAATAAGTGCCGTTTTAAGTATTATTAGGGGAATATAAATTTAGAAAAT containing:
- a CDS encoding MarC family NAAT transporter; this translates as MDIFIYLFVALFSVLNPIGTVPIFVGLTQGYSASERSKTSLITSINVFVILLISFFVGQYVLSFFGITITALRIAGGIIIASSGFSLLNGNFSKNKGINKKVQKEVETRQHIALTPLAMPMLAGPGSISLLIAYYQELTETGASMTTSEILFSCFAILAVAILIYLILRSAHYLAKILGSSGIVAISRIIGFLTIAIGIQYIISAVLSIIRGI